The proteins below are encoded in one region of Microbispora sp. NBC_01189:
- a CDS encoding DegT/DnrJ/EryC1/StrS family aminotransferase — protein MIPFVDLRAAHEEVAEEIDAGFARVLGSTAFMQGPDVAAFEEEYAAFSGVAHCVGVANGTDAIELALRALGVGPGSEVVLPANTFVATAEAVLRAGARPVLVDAEPACLLIDPDRLAAAITPSTAAIVPVHLYGRLARMDRIAEVAGDVPVIEDAAQSQGATRDGVGSGGFGAVAATSFYPGKNLGAYGDAGAVTTGSAELARRVRLLGNHGSDVKYRHETLGFNSRLDTLQAVVLRAKLRRLAEWNDRRRRAAARYGELLADLVEVGVTIPASPEEALSTDHVWHLYVIRVPDRDRVLAGLHEQGVQAQIHYPVPVHLQPAFADLGHRAGDFPVAERAAGEILSLPIFPHITPEQQEEVAGALRKAL, from the coding sequence GTGATCCCGTTCGTCGACCTGCGTGCCGCCCACGAGGAAGTGGCGGAGGAGATCGACGCCGGCTTCGCCCGCGTGCTCGGCTCCACCGCCTTCATGCAGGGGCCGGACGTGGCCGCGTTCGAGGAGGAGTACGCGGCCTTCAGCGGCGTCGCGCACTGCGTCGGCGTCGCGAACGGCACCGACGCGATCGAACTGGCGCTTCGAGCACTGGGGGTGGGACCCGGATCGGAGGTGGTCCTGCCCGCCAACACGTTCGTGGCCACGGCCGAGGCGGTGCTCAGGGCGGGGGCGAGGCCGGTTCTCGTCGACGCCGAGCCGGCCTGCCTGCTGATCGACCCGGACCGGCTCGCCGCCGCGATCACCCCGAGCACCGCGGCGATCGTCCCCGTCCATCTGTACGGCCGGCTGGCCCGGATGGACCGGATCGCCGAGGTCGCCGGGGACGTCCCGGTCATCGAGGACGCCGCCCAGTCCCAGGGCGCGACCCGCGACGGAGTCGGCTCCGGCGGATTCGGAGCCGTCGCCGCCACCAGCTTCTACCCCGGCAAGAACCTCGGAGCGTACGGCGACGCGGGCGCGGTCACCACCGGCTCGGCCGAACTGGCCAGAAGGGTGCGCCTGCTGGGCAACCACGGCAGCGACGTGAAGTATCGGCACGAGACGCTCGGCTTCAACTCACGCCTCGACACTCTCCAGGCGGTGGTGCTGCGGGCGAAGCTGCGGCGGCTCGCCGAGTGGAACGACCGGCGGCGAAGGGCGGCGGCCCGTTACGGCGAGCTGCTGGCCGACCTCGTGGAGGTGGGCGTGACCATTCCGGCCTCTCCGGAGGAGGCGCTGAGCACCGACCATGTCTGGCACCTCTACGTGATCCGGGTGCCCGACCGCGACCGCGTGCTCGCCGGTCTCCACGAGCAGGGGGTGCAGGCCCAGATCCACTACCCGGTGCCGGTGCACCTCCAGCCGGCGTTCGCGGATCTCGGTCATCGGGCAGGCGACTTCCCGGTGGCCGAGCGCGCGGCCGGAGAGATACTCTCACTGCCGATCTTCCCGCACATCACTCCGGAACAGCAGGAAGAAGTGGCCGGGGCGCTCCGCAAGGCGCTGTGA